A single Thermoanaerobacterium sp. RBIITD DNA region contains:
- the metK gene encoding methionine adenosyltransferase yields the protein MRKFFTSESVTEGHPDKICDQISDAIVDEILQNDPYARIACETAVTTGMVLVMGEITTKCYIDIPKIVRKVIEDIGYTRAKYGFDADTCSVLTSIDEQSPDIALGVDKALEAKKGLSHDDIEEQGAGDQGMMFGYACNETPELMPLPISLAHKLAKKLSEVRKNGTLEYLRPDGKTQVTIEYVDDVPKRVDSIVVSTQHSPDVDHDKIEKDIKEYVIKPVVSPEMIDENTKIFVNPTGRFVVGGPQGDSGLTGRKIIVDTYGGYARHGGGAFSGKDPTKVDRSATYAARYVAKNIVAAGLADKCEVQLAYAIGVATPLEVNIDTFGTGKIPDEDISDIVKKVFDLRPAAIIRDLDLRKPIYRQVAAYGHFGRTDLDLTWERTDKVDILKKLAFNR from the coding sequence ATGAGAAAGTTTTTTACTTCAGAATCTGTTACTGAAGGGCACCCAGATAAAATATGCGATCAGATATCAGATGCAATTGTTGACGAGATATTACAAAATGATCCATATGCGAGAATAGCCTGTGAAACAGCTGTAACAACGGGAATGGTTTTGGTCATGGGCGAAATAACTACAAAATGCTATATTGACATACCAAAAATAGTTAGAAAGGTTATTGAAGATATCGGATATACTCGTGCAAAGTATGGCTTTGATGCCGATACGTGTTCGGTACTTACATCCATTGATGAGCAATCACCGGATATAGCACTTGGCGTTGACAAAGCATTAGAAGCAAAAAAAGGCTTGTCACATGATGACATAGAAGAACAAGGTGCAGGTGACCAAGGTATGATGTTCGGTTATGCTTGCAATGAAACACCAGAGTTAATGCCGCTTCCTATTTCACTTGCACATAAACTTGCGAAAAAACTTTCAGAAGTAAGAAAAAATGGCACACTAGAATATTTAAGGCCAGATGGAAAAACACAAGTAACAATAGAATATGTCGATGACGTACCCAAAAGGGTCGATTCAATAGTTGTATCGACACAGCACTCACCAGATGTTGATCATGATAAAATAGAGAAGGATATCAAAGAATATGTCATAAAACCCGTTGTTTCACCTGAGATGATAGATGAAAATACAAAGATATTTGTAAATCCGACGGGAAGATTTGTAGTTGGCGGTCCGCAAGGTGACAGTGGACTCACAGGAAGGAAAATCATAGTTGACACATATGGTGGATATGCGAGACATGGCGGTGGAGCATTTTCAGGCAAAGACCCTACAAAGGTTGATAGATCAGCAACATACGCTGCAAGGTATGTAGCTAAAAATATAGTTGCTGCGGGACTTGCTGATAAATGTGAAGTACAATTAGCATATGCTATAGGTGTTGCTACACCACTAGAAGTAAATATAGATACATTTGGCACAGGCAAAATTCCCGATGAAGATATATCTGATATTGTAAAGAAAGTATTTGATTTAAGACCAGCTGCAATTATAAGGGACCTTGATTTAAGAAAGCCTATATATAGACAAGTTGCCGCATATGGCCATTTTGGAAGGACTGACCTCGACCTTACCTGGGAAAGAACTGATAAAGTAGATATCTTAAAAAAACTTGCCTTCAATAGATAA
- a CDS encoding RnfABCDGE type electron transport complex subunit B produces the protein MSGILPYLLLPFVSLGGMGLIFGLVLAYASKKFEVKVDPKEVEVRNVLPGANCGACGFPGCDGFAHAVTSGNAPANGCKVGGAPVAEKVSAILGIAADIDEKRLIAFVKCNGTRNNAVEKYRYFGIDDCRSAVLYQEGAKGCRYGCLGLGTCEKSCPFDAIHVSKDGVAVVYEDKCTACGICVDVCPKNIIELVDADSEARVICSNTDKGKDVRPVCSVGCIGCKACERACESDAIHVTNNLAKIDYNKCISCMACVEKCPVDAIYPFKASLVLDKLNAV, from the coding sequence GTGAGCGGAATATTACCATATTTGCTTTTACCATTTGTTAGCCTTGGAGGAATGGGACTAATTTTTGGGCTAGTACTTGCATATGCATCAAAGAAGTTTGAAGTAAAAGTCGATCCGAAAGAAGTAGAAGTGAGGAATGTTCTTCCAGGTGCAAACTGCGGTGCATGTGGATTTCCAGGTTGTGATGGATTTGCACATGCAGTAACATCTGGCAATGCACCTGCAAATGGGTGTAAAGTCGGTGGTGCACCTGTTGCCGAGAAAGTAAGTGCGATTCTTGGTATTGCTGCAGACATAGATGAAAAAAGACTTATTGCCTTTGTAAAGTGCAATGGCACAAGAAATAATGCAGTTGAAAAATATAGATACTTTGGTATAGATGATTGCCGTTCTGCGGTACTGTACCAGGAGGGTGCAAAAGGATGCCGGTACGGCTGCCTTGGACTTGGAACCTGCGAGAAATCATGCCCTTTTGATGCCATACATGTAAGCAAAGATGGTGTTGCTGTTGTCTATGAAGATAAATGTACAGCTTGCGGCATTTGTGTAGACGTATGCCCTAAAAATATCATCGAACTTGTAGATGCAGATAGCGAGGCAAGGGTAATATGTTCAAACACAGACAAAGGAAAAGATGTAAGACCAGTATGTTCTGTTGGATGTATAGGATGCAAAGCCTGTGAGAGAGCATGTGAATCAGATGCTATACATGTTACAAATAATCTTGCAAAGATCGATTATAACAAATGTATATCATGTATGGCCTGTGTAGAAAAATGTCCTGTTGATGCGATATATCCATTTAAGGCAAGCTTAGTATTAGACAAACTTAATGCAGTATAA
- the rsxA gene encoding electron transport complex subunit RsxA — translation MLTKLILILISSILVNNFVLVRFLGECPFLGVSKKVETALGMGIAVTFVMTIASAIAYLVYYLILVPLGLSYLETIAFILVIAALVQFVEMVIKKSSPALYQALGIYLPLITTNCAVLGVALLNVQSNYNFIETVVNGFGSAVGFTLAIVLYAGIRERLELAPISKVLDGFPIALIGAGLLSIAFLGFQGLI, via the coding sequence ATGCTGACAAAGCTTATACTTATTCTGATTAGTTCAATACTCGTGAATAACTTTGTACTTGTAAGGTTCCTTGGCGAATGCCCATTTCTTGGCGTCTCCAAAAAAGTTGAAACTGCGCTTGGAATGGGGATAGCTGTTACATTTGTTATGACTATAGCTTCTGCTATTGCGTATCTTGTTTATTATTTGATACTTGTTCCACTAGGTTTATCATATCTTGAAACGATAGCGTTTATATTAGTTATAGCGGCACTTGTACAATTTGTTGAGATGGTTATAAAAAAATCCAGCCCTGCACTATATCAGGCACTAGGCATATATTTACCACTTATAACGACAAACTGTGCGGTACTTGGTGTTGCATTATTAAATGTTCAGTCGAACTATAACTTCATTGAAACGGTTGTAAATGGATTTGGCTCTGCCGTCGGATTTACACTTGCAATTGTTTTATATGCTGGAATAAGAGAAAGGCTTGAGCTTGCTCCGATATCAAAGGTATTAGATGGGTTTCCTATTGCACTTATTGGTGCAGGACTTTTATCAATCGCTTTTCTCGGCTTCCAAGGATTAATATAG